The Candidatus Hydrogenedentota bacterium region AAAGTGATTCACTTTGCAGTGAGCGTTTGTGTGTGTCCGGGCCATGAACCCATACCCGATCATCCCCACATTCAGCTTCTTCTTGGCCATGTTCTAGACTCCCTCCCTTTTACCGTAAAACGCGCAAACGGCAGTATGTACCTAATGGCTGTATCTCTGCCCGATGCACTTGTACTTCACCTGTTGACTCTCGATATCCTCGGAATAGCCCGTTGGGAATCGAATGCTACTACCAACCGTGTGCGTCCCGCACCTTCAGCATGGCCGCCAAAATGCTGTTCCACGTTTCCGGCTTCATCATAGTCGCGTTCGGGAACATGCAACCGTCCCAACACACATGCTGGAACGCTTTGGTCGGCTGGCCATCTGCTCCGCGCAACCAATACCCCGCATACTTCGCGATGTCGAGCTTGCCGTTTGGATCGGTGGGCAGGCAGTGGCGGCCGGTCTTGTCGTGCGAACCCGATCCGAATACCGTCGCATCGTTCTGGGCGATGTGGAAATCGATCGTCCAAGGACGCAACGCGTCGGTCAGCGTCTTCATTGCAGCGTCGAGATTCGCCTCGTCTTTCCAGTCGTATCCGGCGGGTAGAATCGCGTCTTCCGGCGCGTTCACACCCAGCGTGTAGAGCAGCGTGTGGGCCATGTCCGCCTGGAATCCGAGCGTCTTCGGCCGGTCAACCATCTCCAGCAGCTTGAGCATTTCCTTCCACGAATGCATCCCGCCCCAGCAGACTTCGCCTTCAGCGGCCAACCGCTCACCGTGATCCTCGGCAATGGTGCACGCTTCGCGGAATGTATCGGCGATCTTTTTGGTGTTCCCTGCCGGGTCGGCCGCCCAATCCGCTACACCGCACGCCGAATCAACGCGGATGACGCCGTATGGGCGCGCACCCAACTCGCGCAACTGCTTGCCGATACCACAAGCCTTGCGCACTTGCTCCAGAAACTTGCCGCGCTCGGCCGCATCGCCGATGGTCGAGCCGCCGCCTGTTGCGCCCCACACCGGAGCCACCAGCGAACCAATGGCGAGGCCCTTCGACTTGAACGTATCGGCCAGCTTCTTCAGGCCGCCGGCATCAATGTCGATGCTGATGTGCGGGTCCGACAGAAATAAATCCATTCCGTCAAACTTCACGCCATCTACTTCGGCATTCGCCGTCAACTCGATCATCTTGTCCAGCCCAATGGGCGGTTCCGAATCGCTTCCCTTACCGACCAGACCCGGCCATGCGGCGTTGTGAAGCTTTGGAAACTTAATTTTCAGAGGGTTCATCGCTTCTCTCCTTTAGCAAATGAATCGCAGAACAAGAACCAATCCGGAAAGTTGAAGTTAGGAAACAGTCTGCTGCCGAAGAGGTTGGGGCAACCTATTCCTCGATAATGATGGCCATAAGATTCGTGAATATGACTTCTGATCACAAATCCCCCCTATACAGCGGTGCAACCTGAAGCCAAGCCGCGCCGTTGCTAAGCCTCGAACTCAAGTCCGCGCAGAATCCTGTCAACAATAGAAGAGAAACAGCAACTTAAGGATTCAGTGATCTAATCATTTCATTTTGGTGGTACTTGACTCAAGGTCAAAGTTTCGACTCAATGGGACAACTTAGCGTTATTGGAATTGATCGAGCTACGGAGGCCTGCAATTAGCTTGTCCAAAGTCCTGTCTTGTGGCCGCCACAATTTTGCAGACTCCAACAAGAATAGAGCATCCTCAGACTCTCCCATAGAAGTCAGGATGCCTGACTTACATACAGCGACATCAACGTATGCTTCGGGCTCCGCACTAGCACCACGGCCAAGTAGTTCATCGCACTTTTCCAGAGCTTGATTCGTGTAGTCTTTGCGTGTCGCTTCATCTAACCCTGACTCCAAACTGTAGCTCTTCAATGCTTCTGCACAATACACCAGTGTCCAAGGATCTTCAGGATTTTGCTGTGCAGCTGCCTCAAAATCTGAAATAGCCTTTAGCGGCTCATTGTCGGACAGATAGACTTGACCTCGAGCGGTTAAGAGTTTTGCCAAGCCTGTGTCCTTGGCTCCATCTCTGTTCGTTGACCGCGAGTTGATCTCGGGTTCAAGTATGCTTAGTGCAGCTTCGCTGTTGGCGCTCAAACTTTCGAACTCAGCTGCCATGCACATAGCGTCTATATCATGCGCGTCCCTTACCAATAGCCTATTTATCCTTTCGGTTGCTGTAGCACCCCGCCCTTCTTCCCAATCCACGCGCGCGAGTCGAAGCAGAATACTGCGGTCGTCCGGATAGCGACTCAGTCCAGCTTCCCAGATACGTGCGGCTGATTTGGAATCGCCTGCATTAAAGGCAAGGGTTCCAGCTTCTGCAAAGACGTTAGCCGACTGATTGTCTGCAAGTGCACACAAAGCATATGTAGCAGCCTTTTCAGAAAGTTGCCGCAAGTAGTCTATTCTCTCTCTTTGCGCCTTCAGCCGAACTTGAGAAGTCTCTATTTCAGCTAGAATCTTCCGTGAACCGGCCATGACATTCTCAAAATCCTCTCTCGCGGTCGAAATCTTCTCATCCGATTCCCTTGCCGTCTCCGATGCCTTAGTCGCAACTGCTAGTACTTCACTCGAATTGGTGAGAATATTCGTAATACTGGCGTTAGCCTCAGCTACTGTTTGATCCAGTTTTGTGGCTTGATCTGCAACCACCTTCGTCGTGTCTTCAACGAGTCGGTGCACTTCAGTCCACTGATACCCCGTAACCGCAAGAAATACAGCACCTACCACTGCCGCAATACCTGTGTTAATGCGGGGCCAAAACTTTATCTTGCGCTCCAAGTCCCTCTGCAAACTCTGACGGCTCCCTTTCAGGATATCTAGGTCCACGCGTAGCTGATCAACAGATGCAGACTGTTTCTCCAGCAGACATGCAACTACACTAGAAACAGAGTCTGACGGCAAAGTCCCCCCCAACACTCTATCTACTCTCTCGCTGAGTGCTTTAACTGAATCCAGAACATCTTGGGAATTCACGTCCATGATAGCTCTCCTTTCAAGGCTAAGCCGCAATGTGACGGTCCAGGTCTTGTTCTAATCAGCGGCGGCAACACGCGCATCGCACCGAACAACAATCTAGCGACATTGCCTAATCGTAGTTATGTATTTATCGAAAACTACAATACGCAATCGCATCTAATTGAATTGGAAAAGGGAATTGCCAACGGTACGCTCAAGTGGTCCAAACGTAGTGCTCGACAGAAGAATAGTGTCGCGGTTTCGAATTGAGACAGATGCATGCACAGCACTAATGTGATGAGTGCATTATCTCACTCACAGAAGAAAAGGTCAATATGCCCCTGAAAAGTCAGGGAGATAGTACCGCAGGCATTGCCATGTTCAAGATGTTGCTTTTCCTCGGCTTGACAAGGCAAAGACATAAGACAGACAGACTCACGGTGTTCCGCCGTTTTGCTGGGAATCCTCCGTAGCTAGTCCGTTTTCCCCTTCAACCAGCTTCTGCTCCCGACCCGTGCAACAAGCTAGAATCTTAATCATCATCTGCTAGACATTCCTTGCATGAACAATCGTGTGCGTGACATGCAACCAAGAAAACGAGCCTTTCCCAAAGATATAGTGCCCAATACTGCATGGAACCCACTTCTGGAAAGATCCGGAATCTATATGCAAAAACCTCGACAATCTTACCACGCGAAGGCTCAACGCCAAGATAGATATGCTGCTCAGGAAGGGGGGCACCCGGCCACCTGTGATCTATATGACATGCTACGCGCTCGGGCAATACCCTTCCCAGTTCCAAATAGTGGAGTCCACGGACTATCTTCCAAATGACTCTTCGCACTCGGTCACCGTCGAACCGCTTAGCCACAATTCCGGGAGGTAGCTCCATCTCGGGGAGATTGCGATCCCACTCACCCAGAACCCGCCTGAGTAGACCAGTGTTCTTATTCTCGCGATACGACTTGAAGAGTTCATTCAATCGTGAGAATGCCGCCGGTGAGTCCATAATCGATGGCAATAGAGCAGCGACAAGGTACCCTTCGTCATCCTTGTACGCCAAATTGCACTTCGCGTGACATGGGACAGTATCGAATTGTTGAGAGGAAGTCTTGCGTATTTGTGTGGCGAAGAACTGCTTTGGCGGCACATGATCCCTGCTTCGATCCTTCCCAAGGACCCCTCCGCACAGGTAGCATATTTTGCCAGAGTTGGCCACAGCACGACTACCTACCCAATTCCTAATCTCATCTTCGCATTGAGCCAAAGTCGGCCCGTTCAGAACAAACAACAATGCAGGTTAGCGTAGTTCCCAAAAGTGATGAATCAATTGGATATCACATGACCCGTGGAAATCGACTTTTTACTCGCGGAATCTTGGATGCTGCTTCTCCGATCGCTCGAATTCGATACGTAATCGCATCTCGGAGGACCTCGTCCTTGTCGAAGTCTTCTCTCTTAACTTCTTTCACTCGCTCCGCGATTCTAGTGGCTGCGTCTGGTACGTGCCCGGGCAAAATGGAGTCATCTTTCTTCATCACACGCGCTCGTACTGGACAATAGCACTGCTTAAGATTTCATCCTTCAGACGAGGAAGCAAGTATTCAGGATATACGATATCAACGTAGTGCCCGCCAAAAACTCCCGAGAGTTCTTCGCCGATATCGACAATTTCCCAACCCGGCGTATGACCCGGTTCAAATTCGACAAGCACATCCACGTCGCTATCAGGACGAAAATCCTCGCGAAGGACACTCCCGAATACTGATAGTTTTGCGATGTGCCAGCGCTTGCACGTTGCCGCGAGCTGCTCCCTAGAAAAGTCTAGTGCAGTTCTCGGCATCAGTCTCCTCCTCCACGCAACCACCACTCCGTCAACCTCAACGGATTCTGTTCTCTCGACGGCCGCATCAAGCCACAGCTCACAATGTGCGCTTTCTTGCCTTCGCAGCTTTCGGCAACAGGCCACGAATCTCCCGCCGAACCCGTTTTGCCACGGCTACTGCCTTGCGCGCCTCGCCAAGTGGAATCTCGTCCCAACCCGGGTAGCGAGCGCTTGTGGCATAATCGGTCAAACGATCCTGCCACATCCGATCAAGATGAGGCCGCGATTCTATGGGGAGTATCTCCATTAGAACCCTGATATTGTGCGTCTTTGCGAATGCCAAACCCCGCACCGTCAACAACGCCTTGGTGTACTTCTCGATGCACTGCTGCGCATGAAAACAAGTCGTGTCGGTCGGACATTCGCTCGCTGCTCTCAAAGCCATTTCCGCGGTCTTCAAATCGTTTTCGGCTTTCGCTATCCATTCGCGCGCGACAGCTACAGACGCGTCAGACTCGACCATAAAGGACTTTCCCTTCATGAGAAGCCGGCCATTCGATCGTGCCTACGACATCCTTCCTCCAACGGTAGTCTTCTGGACTCGTCACAATCACGTCCACCGGTCCCGAGTTGTCGGGTATGATCCCTCGAAGCGCCACTTGTTTCTCACGCTTCGATCCTTTGAAGGACATCACAACGAGCAAATCGATGTCGCTGTCGGGTCCAGCTTCTCCTCGAGCATGTGAGCCAAAGAGAATCACTTGCTCCGGATGAAACTCATCCACAATCCGGCGCACTATCTTCTGGATAACTGCGTTTGCTGATCGCTTTGCCAATTGCACGCACCCCTCGGTGAGGCAGGGTCTCCTGACCCTGCCTCAACCATCTAATGCTTATTTCTTGTAGTCGCCTACATTCGGCGCGTTCGGATTCGCATCCGGCCCGAAGTAGCGCAGGAGCACCAGCGGACACTCCTTGCCAAGGTTCTCGACGGTGTATCCGGCCTTGGCGGCGTCGGCAGAGATATAGACTTCGTCTTCGGTCATCTCGCCGTAGCGAATCATCTGCGGACATTCGAGCGCTAACTTGCCAATGCGGCCACGCCCTTGGTTTACGATAACGCCGGATGCACCGTTGTCCTTAATCGTGACCTTCGCGCCCGGCGCAACGGTGAGTTCCTTCGCCGTGAACTTCTGTTCGCCCTTGACGCGTCCGTATACGACCCACTTGTCGACATAGCCCGCGCCCGCCGTGTCGCCGTCGGCGATGGGTTCCAGGTAGTGGTTGTCTTTGAAGTGCGTATCGACGTTCGATTCCCAATCGAGCTGATTCACGATGAACTCAAGGTCGTAGTGTTTCTCCTTGGGAATGTCCTTCACCAAAAGGTCGTACCACACTTCGCGGCCTTCCACCAGCGACTGGAACATCGAGAACACGTCGCTGCCCCACTGCGGTTCGTAGGTGAGCAGAGAACCCGGCGCGTGCAGGATGCACGGACCGACCAACCAACCCGTGCCCGGCTTCAAACGATAGGCTTTCGAATAATCCAGAATGCCGTTGTCGCCGCAGTTCCATTTCTCAAGGCACTTGATGACGTCGTCTTTCGTGGTGCCCGGCTCAAGTCCGAAGTAGGTGTGCGGGAAATTGTTGCCGATGGCGTTCAACTGCGGCGGGAAATAGTACGCTTCGGGTTTGCCGTCGCGACCGACGAGTTCCGCCTGCTCCTGGCTCTGGTGATGATGGTGGGGGATAGGCCCCATGTTGTCGAAGAACTTCGAGTAGACCGGCCAGCGCTTGTACTTGTTCCAGATCTCGGAGCCGATGATATCCGCGCCCAGATTCTCAACGGCGTCGCGCAGCGTAAACCGGGCTCCCTCGTGATGGACATAGCTCAGACCTTCATCCGGCGGCGCGCCCGCGTTGTCGGCTGCCGTGGTCGATGCGAACCACCGTTCGTCAATGCCGCCACGGTCTTTCCCCAACGCATAGTAATCCTCGGGATGCAGCTTCAACCGGCGGCCCGGCTGCAAGAATGACCGAGGCACCCACGTTGGCGCCAACCGCAAAATACCTTCTCCAGCGTCCAACGCCGCCCGTGCTGCCTTACCGACCTTATCCCCTGTAAGCGTTTGCATGCTGAACTCCTTCTGCTCCGTGTGTGCTTGGATTCGAGCCGCCTCTGCGCATCCCGGCCGATTGCCCTGCGATGGCCCCGCGCACCTCAAGCGCCCGATACGGGTCGTATGGTAGCGCAAGAAGCGATGGAGAACAATGCCCAGTGTTTGCATTCGGTTTCGGTACGACGGCTATAATCGGACCTCTTTGCTCAACGTTTGCTGCGCGCGGCGACTGGAGACCGAATCCCTGTGTTTAGCGAACCATGTTCTTGGCGTGGAGCCGAAGGTTTGGCCGAAATTCGCGCTGCCCTGGCAACGCACGTGCCAGAGGACGAGACTCTCGCTCCCGATGTACGTCAAGCTGCGGTTGCCATGGCACTGCGTGTGGGGCCCTCTGGCGATGTTGAGGCTCTGTTCATGAAACGCTGCGAACACCCGCTGGACCCCTGGTCCGGTCAAATGGCGTTCCCCGGCGGACGGCGCGATTCCACGGATGAAACGCTCGAGGCCGTGGCGCGCAGGGAGACGCTGGAAGAAGTGGGGCTATTGCTTCCCCGCGAATCGTGCATGGGCCGCCTTGCAACCCTGTACGGAGGCCGACTCACGGAGCAGAATCTCAGTGTCACCCCGTTCATCTACGAGACAGAAGGGAAGGACCCGCTTACACACAATCATGAAGTCGCCGCAACCGTGTGGATACCGCTATCGCACTTTGCGGACACGGCGAACATACGCGAGTATTTCTTTCCCCCGGACCCACTTCGAAGGGCATTTCCTTCGTTTGAATTTGGCCCGTACACGATTTGGGGCCTGACTCACCGAATCATCGCAGGCTTCATGGCCATCATGGGCACAGAACTACCCGTAGAGCCGTTCTCCAAGTAATGCCAACCTGCTAAGCGTATTTCGCCATCTCGGCTTCGAGTATCCGCTTGAACGCGGCGTAGTGCGCGTCGGTCAACGGACGGGGAGGCTCATAAGCAGGTGACGCCATCTCGCGGTGTTCCAAAGGAACAGGGAATCCCTTCTCGGTGGCGTACCTCTTGAGAAACGCAACGGGCGACTCACTCTCTTCGCAGAGCATATTTACCGAGCGCTGGGCCGCAATGGCGCCTTGCCGGTCGCCTGCGTCAAACCGATCCTGCACGGCGCAGATGATGGCGGGATTGATGGTGCAGCCCTGTCCGATACAGGCCGTCGCGCCGGCGTACAGGTTCGCGAGAAACGAGGTTTCGGAGCCGGCGATAAAAGCAAAATCTTTTCCGGCAATCGCGCAGCAAATATTCAACGTGTAGCGGACGTCGTCCGTAGATATCTTGATTCCCATGACATTGGGCATGTCCGCCAGCCGCGCCGCCGTGTCCATGGTCACACAATACTCAGGCTTTGTCTTTGGTGGCTGGTAAAGGAAGATTGGAAGCTTCACGGCGTTGTTGATGGCCTCGAAGTATTCGACGAGCACGTCCGCGTACGTTTTGCCGTCCGTTGGCACAATCGCCTCCGGCATCGTGTACACGACACCGGCCGCGCCCTGGTCGGCAGCGTATTGCCCCAGTTCAATGGACTGCGCCAGGAAGACCTTGGGGTCGGGTCTCTTGTCGTAGTTGCGATCCCACTCGCCCGCGCAACCAACGATCACCGGCCCGACATTGCGAAGGTGGTCGCAAGCGAGGGCCGCGATACGCTTCACTTCGTCGAAGGAAAACGCATACATCTGCCCCATGCCCGAACGCACGAAATAGGCGCTGATACACCCGGATTGGGCAAGAAAGTCCAGCAGATTGCGCTGACCCTGCTCGTCGAATTGCTTGTCCGCATTCCACGCGGTGAATACATTGGAGATCGGACCACGTACATACTTCGGAACCATCGTATCTGCCTACTTTCCTTTGGGTTTAACGCTGCTGCCGGGAGGGCGCAGCTTCGGAACCTGTCCTTTTCGCAGCGTGTCACGCTTAGGACCAGGACGCTGAGTCTTCATGGGCCGGTATCGTATCATCAACAGGAAGAACACGACGACCATCGCAACTTCGAAATAAAACACCCATCCGGGCTTATACAATTCGGTGTCCCAGAAATTGACCAGCGGGGTCTGCCATCCTGGATCGACCCGTTCGTCCGCGCGCCACTTCATTTGGGATTCGACGCGGAACCATCGGATCACACTCATGAGGAAGTGCATGACAATGTGGAAGATGGTGGAGTAGACGCAAAGCTCGATTGCCCATTGGATCGCCGGCACGGCAACACGGCGAAACACATAGACGAAGGGCAGCAATAACACGAGAAGGATGGTATACCCCATCCAGTTTTCCTGTAAGTGGGCGATAAACGCTTCCATACCGGCCCTCCAATACCCTCCCCAATGCGCCGGATTGTAGCACCGAGATCCGGCGTCTGCAACGCGAGCAGATTTCTCGTGCAGCACGTCTCGGTGAACCAGGCGATATGGCACCGCATTCGACTTTCTGGTACAACGATATCGTCGAAATTTCCAGTGAGGATACGCAGGGCTGCGTTGCGCGAGGATACCGATCCGAGTCAATCGGCGGGAGAAGACCATGACTGAGCCACAACTGGATCGTTGGAGCCGACGACAGTATCTTAAGATGATGGGGTTGGGAGCAGGGCTCCTCGCGCTGCCAATGGAGATGGAGGCTCTTGCTGCCACCTCAAGCGCGCGTCCCAACATTGTTCTGATTCTAGCCGACGACCTGGGCTACGAATGCCTCGGAGCGAACGGCGGAACAAGTTACCAGACGCCTGTCCTCGATGGACTTGCCGCCACGGGCACACGCTTCTCTCAGTGCTATGCACAGCCGCTTTGCACCCCGACTCGCGTTCAGTTAATGACCGGTCTTTCCAATGCGAGGAATTACATCAAGTTCGGGCTGATGGATCCCGAGGCCGTCACCTTTGCCAATTTGTTGAAGGCTTCCGGATATGCCACGTGCATAACCGGGAAATGGCAACTCGGCCGAGATGTGAGTCTGCCCAAAAGGTTCGGCTTTGACGAGAGCTATCTGTGGCAACACACACGCCGGCCACCGCGCTACGCCAACCCCGGCCTGGAAATCAATGGGGTCGAGAAGGACTATACAGAAGGCGAATATGGACCTGACCTGATCAATGATTTCGCGCTCGACTTCATTACTCGGAAGAAAGACGGACCCTTCTTTCTCTATTACCCGATGACGCTCACCCACGCTCCGTACCTGCCAACGCCCGACAGCAAGGATTGGGATCCAAAAGCACAAGGGGAAGAAGCAAACCAGAATCCGAAACATTTTGGCGACATGGTGGCCTACATGGACAAGCTAATCGGGAAACTCATCGCCCATCTCCAGGCAACGGGAGTGCGAGAAAAAACGCTTGTCCTCTTCCTGGGCGATAACGGAACCGGCAGGGGAGTTCCGTCGAAGATGGGTGACCGGGAAATTGTCGGCGCCAAAGGCACCACGAAAGTGACGGGGATGCACGTGCCCTGCATTGCCAATTGGCCTGGCACGGTCACGGCTGGCAATGTGTGTTCAGACCTCGTAGACACGACGGATTTTCTACCGACTTTCCTGGAGGCAGCCGGTGTTGCCGTCCCTGATGGCATGAGACTTGACGGCCGCAGCTTCTTTCCTCAACTGCGAGGCTTGGATGGGCATCCTCGGGACTGGATCTACTCTTGGTTTTCGCCGCGCCAGAGGGATGACCGGACCCTTCACGAGTTCGCTTTCGATAAGCGCTACAAGCTCTACCGGACCGGCGAGTTCTACGACTTGGAAAAGGACCCCCTGGAAAGTCAACCGCTTGCGGTCGATACCCTTACCGGTGCCGATGCGGCAGCGGCCAGGCAACTTCAGGAAGCCTTGGACCAGTTCAGGGACGCACGGCCGGCCAGGCTCGATCAGCCCCGGGAATGACGCTCGGTTACTCAGTCGCTCCAGCCTCTCCAAACCTTGGCCCACGGGCAGTGCCTTCGCGGGTTTAAGATGCCTTCCCGCGTCTGGTATACTCCTTTCCCAGCGACATCATCGCGGAATGCGTAAAGCCGGACAGCGGT contains the following coding sequences:
- a CDS encoding sugar phosphate isomerase/epimerase, whose product is MNPLKIKFPKLHNAAWPGLVGKGSDSEPPIGLDKMIELTANAEVDGVKFDGMDLFLSDPHISIDIDAGGLKKLADTFKSKGLAIGSLVAPVWGATGGGSTIGDAAERGKFLEQVRKACGIGKQLRELGARPYGVIRVDSACGVADWAADPAGNTKKIADTFREACTIAEDHGERLAAEGEVCWGGMHSWKEMLKLLEMVDRPKTLGFQADMAHTLLYTLGVNAPEDAILPAGYDWKDEANLDAAMKTLTDALRPWTIDFHIAQNDATVFGSGSHDKTGRHCLPTDPNGKLDIAKYAGYWLRGADGQPTKAFQHVCWDGCMFPNATMMKPETWNSILAAMLKVRDAHGW
- a CDS encoding nucleotidyltransferase domain-containing protein, whose translation is MPRTALDFSREQLAATCKRWHIAKLSVFGSVLREDFRPDSDVDVLVEFEPGHTPGWEIVDIGEELSGVFGGHYVDIVYPEYLLPRLKDEILSSAIVQYERV
- a CDS encoding HEPN domain-containing protein is translated as MVESDASVAVAREWIAKAENDLKTAEMALRAASECPTDTTCFHAQQCIEKYTKALLTVRGLAFAKTHNIRVLMEILPIESRPHLDRMWQDRLTDYATSARYPGWDEIPLGEARKAVAVAKRVRREIRGLLPKAAKARKRTL
- a CDS encoding nucleotidyltransferase domain-containing protein, with translation MAKRSANAVIQKIVRRIVDEFHPEQVILFGSHARGEAGPDSDIDLLVVMSFKGSKREKQVALRGIIPDNSGPVDVIVTSPEDYRWRKDVVGTIEWPASHEGKVLYGRV
- a CDS encoding CoA pyrophosphatase, whose product is MAEIRAALATHVPEDETLAPDVRQAAVAMALRVGPSGDVEALFMKRCEHPLDPWSGQMAFPGGRRDSTDETLEAVARRETLEEVGLLLPRESCMGRLATLYGGRLTEQNLSVTPFIYETEGKDPLTHNHEVAATVWIPLSHFADTANIREYFFPPDPLRRAFPSFEFGPYTIWGLTHRIIAGFMAIMGTELPVEPFSK
- a CDS encoding dihydrodipicolinate synthase family protein; translation: MVPKYVRGPISNVFTAWNADKQFDEQGQRNLLDFLAQSGCISAYFVRSGMGQMYAFSFDEVKRIAALACDHLRNVGPVIVGCAGEWDRNYDKRPDPKVFLAQSIELGQYAADQGAAGVVYTMPEAIVPTDGKTYADVLVEYFEAINNAVKLPIFLYQPPKTKPEYCVTMDTAARLADMPNVMGIKISTDDVRYTLNICCAIAGKDFAFIAGSETSFLANLYAGATACIGQGCTINPAIICAVQDRFDAGDRQGAIAAQRSVNMLCEESESPVAFLKRYATEKGFPVPLEHREMASPAYEPPRPLTDAHYAAFKRILEAEMAKYA
- a CDS encoding sulfatase-like hydrolase/transferase; this encodes MEMEALAATSSARPNIVLILADDLGYECLGANGGTSYQTPVLDGLAATGTRFSQCYAQPLCTPTRVQLMTGLSNARNYIKFGLMDPEAVTFANLLKASGYATCITGKWQLGRDVSLPKRFGFDESYLWQHTRRPPRYANPGLEINGVEKDYTEGEYGPDLINDFALDFITRKKDGPFFLYYPMTLTHAPYLPTPDSKDWDPKAQGEEANQNPKHFGDMVAYMDKLIGKLIAHLQATGVREKTLVLFLGDNGTGRGVPSKMGDREIVGAKGTTKVTGMHVPCIANWPGTVTAGNVCSDLVDTTDFLPTFLEAAGVAVPDGMRLDGRSFFPQLRGLDGHPRDWIYSWFSPRQRDDRTLHEFAFDKRYKLYRTGEFYDLEKDPLESQPLAVDTLTGADAAAARQLQEALDQFRDARPARLDQPRE